CATGCGATCGGAACTGTGCTCGACACTAAGACCAATGCCCGTTGGGGAGTCCAGTTTCTCTGGCCCTTCAAGGCTCCCTACCTCGTCATCGATCTCGCACCTGATTACAGCACAACCATCATTGGTTACCCATCAAGGGATCTGATCTGGATCATGGCGCGGACACCGACCTTGCCTGAAATCACGTATCAGGCGCTTCTGCAAAAGGCCGCCAACCAGGGCTACGACACCAATCGCATTGTCAAAGTTCCTCAGAAAAAGGGTCTTTAGGTGGATTGACGCCTAACAGTCTCCATCCTCACTCATTATCTAGAGCATCTTGCGTTCAATCAGTCGTTTTTTGGGCGATCATCTTGACCGTCGATAATTAAAAGGACTCGCGCATCCGTAACGCCTGCGCGAAATTCTTCTGCCTCTCTACCATCCTTTTGACTTGCCGTCCGGATGGGCAAGGAATGCGATCCACCCATGCACGCCGTCATACGCCACTACCACTTCGATCCCAAGGACAGTAAGGAGATCGCCGAGAAGCTTACCAACGGCTTCATGCCGACCATGAAGAATGCCAAGGGGTTTGTCCGCTACTACTGGCTCGATAACGGAAAGGGCGAGGGAGCCTCCTTCAGTCTTTTCGGTAGCCGGGAAGAGGCGGAGGCCTCGGTGCCTCTGGCCGCCGAGTGGGTTCACGAGAACTTCACGGACTCCCAGATCATGAAGCAGAAGCCTGAAGTCATCGAGGGGACCGTGGTCGCCCACGATTGATTGCCATGCTGATCAGGGGTCCAATAAGTATCGGTTATTTCTCCACAATACTCATGTCATGACCACGACGCGCGTCATTCACGTTCCACTCGGTTCAGGGAAATCCTTCTGGGGTCCCGGCGGTGACCGCTACCGCTTCCTGATCACGGGGGAAACCAGCGGTGGCTCCTGTTTTATCGTGGAGTGCCTGGTGCCGCCAGGCGGTGGACCTCCGATGCACACCCATCTCCGGGAGGATGAATGTTTCTATCTCCTGGAAGGGGAGTTGGAGATCGAGGTGGGGGGCAAGAGTGTCGATGTCCGAGCCGGAGATTTCGTCCATGCACCGCGTGGGGTTCCTCACACCTATCGCAACACGGGATCAGGCCAGGCCAAGATGATCGCGACCTTCACCCCGTCTGGGATGGAGGGGTGGTTTGAGAAGACATTGGATCCTGTTGGTGAGGGAGAGGAGGTGCCGCCGCCGCCAAGTCCCGGAATGGTCCAGCGCATGCTGGATGCGGGGCCTGAATTCGGCGTCGAATGGTGATCTCCAAGGGATTGATCCGGAGAGACGTTCCAAGGACTTAGAGCATCCTGATTGCAAAACATGAGGAGGCTCACCGCAGTGATAGGATTTGTTGCTACTGCGGTAACTCTGCAGTCCGTATCGCTGGCTGGAATCGGGCAACAATCATCCTTGCCACACGATACCCTCTCACTGACCAATGATGGGATCATGGACAACCGGAAGATTATCGGAGCTCTTTCAGGAAAGGTTATTCATTTGCCGGACGTCAATAAGGCGCCGATGCCATCGATCGCTTCATCAGGCATGGTGATGAATGGGAAGCCATTTTCAGGAATCAACATGGTCACTTCGCCGGGTCAGCCCGATGTGAGGAGCTTCAAAAGGAAGTTCGGTCTCCTGATCCCTGCCACCAACACGAGCATGGAGTCGGAACTCTGGAGCATCATCTGCAACAATCAAGGCGCCGGAGGGCTTGACGGGGTGGGGATCCACACGGTCAACATACAAACCCCCAAGGCGCAGCTCAAGACGGAGGCTGATCTGCTTGCCTACAAGGATCAATTCATTGCCGGACTGGACAAGGCCATCCAGCAGGCAACCCTGGCGCAGCCAGAATACCTCATCATGGGCATGAGCTTGGAGCATATCCTGTACGGCATCGGTGAGATCAGATCACTGATGAGCGGTATCGAGTCCCGTTACGACTATTCATGGGCAACATGGCATGATGCAGCTGATGCCGCCTTGAAGAAGTACAAGGCAAAGCGGATCGGCCTGATCACTCCCTTTGATAAGAAAGGAAATGAGAATGCCATCAAGATGTTCGAGGATCTCGGATACGAGGTTGTCGCAAGCTTCGGCTTTGCTTGCGCCAACGCTATGGATATCGCCCACATTCCCGACTCGGCTAAGGAGGAGGTGATCGTAAGGTGTCTGGCGACGCCTGAAAACCATCTCGATGCAGTCGTCCAATTGGGCACGAACATGAGCATGATCCATGTCACCGAGAAGCTGGAGTCGAAGCTGGGCATTCCGATTCTGGGAATCAATGCGGTCACCTTCTGGTATGCCCTGAGGGAGAACGGCTTCAAAACCCCCTTGGTCAAGTCTGGGCGGTTGCTGAGGGAATTTTAACTCGGCACTCGAATCACTCAAAGGACACGTTCAGTAGATCATAACCCTTCCCCTTGATCTCCGGGACCGCCCCGATCCGCTTCTCTAGATGATCAAAGAACCTCACCCCGGTAAATAGCCCGGACTTGGTAAACGATTGGGCTTTCTGGTGGAGGGGCATCGGGGATGTCGGAGTGTAGGACAACAAGCATCCCCATCCAAGCCG
The genomic region above belongs to Verrucomicrobiota bacterium and contains:
- a CDS encoding lipocalin family protein: MKTALFTILLCTVVLLGGCMSTPPKKAPLRTVDHVDLNRFMGEWYVIGTIPWIVEKNNVGTMDIYKMRPDGRIDITYAFHKKVLTAKRQAMHAIGTVLDTKTNARWGVQFLWPFKAPYLVIDLAPDYSTTIIGYPSRDLIWIMARTPTLPEITYQALLQKAANQGYDTNRIVKVPQKKGL
- a CDS encoding cupin domain-containing protein — translated: MTTTRVIHVPLGSGKSFWGPGGDRYRFLITGETSGGSCFIVECLVPPGGGPPMHTHLREDECFYLLEGELEIEVGGKSVDVRAGDFVHAPRGVPHTYRNTGSGQAKMIATFTPSGMEGWFEKTLDPVGEGEEVPPPPSPGMVQRMLDAGPEFGVEW